The DNA region CGGCTACAAAGCCGGGCCGCCGTGACCGAGCGTTCCGGTCGGGGCCGCGCCTCCCGTCCGCGCCGCCCCAACAGTGCCGCGGTCCGGCTGCGTCGAACCCTGACCACCCTGGGCCACCGCTTCGGCGGGGTCTGGCGGCGCTCCCTCCAACTGCGCATCGTCGTATCGACCCTCGCACTGTCGTTGGTCGTGCTGCTCATTTTGGGATTCGTCCTGATGTCGCAGATCACCAACAGCCTGCTCGACGCCAAACTGGGTGCCGCGGAAGAGGAGATCGACCGGGCCCGCGTCGTCGTCGAGCGCGACCTGGCCAGTCCCGATCCCAGTACCCCGGTGATCGCCCGGCTGCGCCAGACCCGTGCCCTGCTGACCGAGCGCGACACCGGCGAATCGGGCAGCGGGTCGCGCGCGGTCGGCGCCTTCGACACGGTGCTCCTCGTGCGCAGCCCCGGCGCGAGCACCGACGACACCGGCGTCGGACCGGTCGCCGCGATCCCGCAGAACCTGCGCATGATGATTCAGAGCGGGCAGGTCGCCTACCAGTATTCGAAGGTGGAGACGACCGGTGGGGCGAACACCGCCGCCCTGTTGATCGGCACCCCGACGAATGCGGCGGTCCCCGGACTGGAGCTGTACCTGGTCTTCCCGTTGAGCGCCGAGGAGGACACGGTCACCCTGGTGCTGCGGACGTTGGCCACCGGCGGCGTCGTCCTCCTGGGGTTGTTGGCGGCGATCGCCTGGTTGGTGTCGCGCCAGGTCGTGCTCCCGGTGCGGTCGGCGGCCCGGGTGGCAGTGCGCTTCGCCAGCGGCCGGCTCTCCGAGCGGATGCCGGTGCGCGGTGAGGATGACATGGCGCGGCTGGCGATGGCGTTCAACGACATGGCCGAGAGCCTGCAGCGGCAGATCACCCACCTCGAGGAGTTCGGCGGCCTGCAGCGCCAGTTCACCTCCGACGTCTCCCACGAGTTGCGGACCCCGCTGACCACCGTGCGGATGGCTTCGGACCTGCTCTACGAGGGCCGCGACGACCTCGACCCGGTGCGCAAACGCTCGGTCGAGCTGCTCGACAAGGAGCTCGACCGGTTCGAGACCCTCCTCACCGAACTGCTGGAGATCTCCCGCCACGACGCGGGCATGGCCGAACTCGCGGCCGAGCAGATGCCGATGACGATTCCCATCGATGCTGCGCTGCAGACCGTGCGCCACCTCGCCGACGAGACCGGGACCGAACTGGTCATCGACCTCCCGGCGGAGCCGGTGGTGGCCGAGATCGACCCGCGCCGCGTCGAGCGCATCTTGCGCAACCTGCTCGCCAACGCGATCGACCACTCCGAGCAGCGCCCTGTCACACTGACGATGCGGACCGACGGCGATGCGGTGGCGGTCACCGTCCGCGACCGCGGAGTCGGGTTGCGCCCCGGAGAGGAGAAGTTGGTGTTCAACCGGTTCTGGCGCTCGGACCCGTCGCGCTACCGGCGTTCCGGCGGCACCGGGCTCGGATTGGCGATCAGCGTCGAGGACGCCCACCTGCACGCCGGGCGGTTGGAGGCGTGGGGAGAACCGGGGCAGGGGGCGAACTTCCGCCTCACCCTGCCGCTCAAGCGGGGGCACAAGCTCCTGGGCAGCCCGTTGCCGTTGCGCCCGGTCGACGTCCGGACGTCGGGGCCGACGACGGGGGACGGCCGGTGACTGCGGGCCGGCGGATGGTCGCCGGACACCGGCGCCGGGTACTGGTGATGGCCATCGCGGCGACGATCGGCCTCGCCCTGAGCGGGTGTGTGGCGATCCCCAATGACTCGCCCCCGCAACCGTTGAAGAGCTTCGAACGCCGCCCCGACGCCAAGCCGCTGCCCAAGCCGACTGCCGCCATGGACCCCGAGGCCCTGGTCTACGGCTTCCTCAAGGCGACCGCCGACCCCAGCGCGGCGCATTCGGCGGCGCGGGCCTTCCTGACGACGGAGAACGGGGCGAGGTGGGACGACCGGGGCGACGCCGCCGTGCTGAGCAACGTGAACGTGCTGATCGATTCGCGCACCGACACCGCCGCGACGGTCCGCGTCACCGGGGACAACACCGCGACGATGAAGGTCAACGGACAGTTGCTCCCCGCCACGGGGCGGATCGAGACGACGTTCCGACTCACCCGGACGCCGGTGGGTTGGCGCATCGACGGCCCGCTGGCGCCCGGGGTCATGATCGACCGCACCCAGTTCGAGGCGACCTATCGGTTGGTGACGCTCTACTTCACCGACCGCGGCCGGTCCCGGCTGATCGGCGATCCGCGGTGGTTCTACATCGGCCAGACCGGAGCGGCCTCGGTGGCGGCCCGGCTGCTCGCCGGTCCCAGCCTCGACCTGGCCTCCGCCACCGCGTCGGCGATACCGGCGACGGCGGAGTTGGGGCCGGTGACCCAACGCCACGGCGGCGGGGTCCAGATCGACCTGCGGAACGCGGGCACGCCGTCGGCCCCGGAGCGGTCGCTGCTGGCCGCGCAACTGGTGTGGACGCTGAGCAGTGTGGACGCCCCCGCGCCGTACGCGATCACCCTCGACGGGGCGCCGTTGCTGCCCGACCATCCCGACGGCCTGCGTCTCGCCGACGTCGAACGCTATTCGCCGACCGGGACGTCGGGTCAAGCGGATCGGCTGGCGGTGATCAGCGGCGGCCGGCTCAACGACGTCGTCGACGGGCGGCTCGATCCGGTCCGGGGCGACCTCAACGACGGGAACCAGGTCGCGTCGGCCGGTCTGAGCGCGGACCGCACCCGCGTCGCGGCCGTGCGCATGGTCCGTCCGGCCGGCACCACGCCCACCCCGGCCCCCGGTGCTCCGCCGGCCGCACCGACACCGGCGCCCGGACCGGCCCGGACGCAACTGGTGACCGGCGCGTTCGGCGGGGACATGCAGACCCTCACCTCGGGGGCGACGATCACCCGGCCGAGTTTCGGCGCCGCCAACTCGGTGTGGGCGGTGGTCGACGGCAAACCGACCCGCTGGTCGATCGCCGACGGGGTGCGCACCGCGGTCGCCGACACCGCCGCGTTGTCGGCGGTGGCGCACGGCCCGATCACCGACCTCCAGGTCTCGCCCGACGGGGTCCGCGCGGCGCTGATCGTCGCCGGGCAGGTGCTGTTCGCCATCATCGACGAGCGGGAGGACGGCCAGGTGGCCCTCGCCCATCCGCGGTTCGCGGCGTACAACATCGGCAACCGCGCCGTCGCGCTGGATTGGGCGTCGCCGACGACGCTCGTCGTGGCCCGTGATGCCACCGAGTCCCCGGTCACCCAGGTGCCGGTGTCGGGTTTGCCCGCGGCGGGCCTGGGGTCGGGGAACTTGGCACCGCCGGTGCACGCCGTGGCGGCGAACCTGTCCTCCACCTACGTGGCCGACACCCGCGGGGTGCTGGTTTTGACGACCAGTTCGGGTAACCGCGACCAGACGTGGGCCGATGTGCCGGCCGCCAAGGGGGCCGACATCATCCCGGTGCTGCCCTAGTTCTACTGACCCGGGACGTTGGGTACGGCGGCGCCTCAGTCGGCGGCCGCGATCGCGAGGACCACCGCCACCGGCACGCCGCGGCGGGCGAGGATTCGCACCGATTCGGCCGCGGTGCTCCCGGTGGTGACGACGTCGTCGAGGAGCACGACGACGTCGTCGGGCGAAAGTTCCAGCGACCGTAGGTGATTGGTGTCGCACCGGATCGAGCCGTGGAGGTTCGCCCGGCGGGCGCCGGCATCGAGGCCGGCCGAGTCGCGCACCCAGCCGCCGGTGTGCAACACCGGTGCGACGACCACCCGCGAGCCCAGGCGGCGCGCGGCGGCGCGCGCGTACGCCGTCACCGGATCGCCTCCGCGTCGGCGGGCCGCGACGGCGCGCGTGGGTGCGGGGACCAGGACGAGGCGCGGCGCGTCGGGCAGTTCCCGCCACCGGAAGAGGGTGACCGCGGCACGCGCCAGGGAGTGTCCGATCGGGTCGACGAGGTCGCGGCGCCCGTGTTCCTTGACGGCGATGATCGCGGCGCGCAGCGGGCCGCGGTAGGGGCCCAAGACCCAGACGGCGGCCGCGACGGGGGTCGCCGGCTCGACGAGGCGCGGGACGTCGGCGAGGCTGCGCGCGCAGCGCGGGCACCACGGCGTCTCGGGGGTGCCGCAGCCGCCGCAGACCACGGGGGCGACCAGATCGGCCAGCGCGCGTGCCAGCTCGGCGGGCGTGAATCGATGGGTCGACCCCTCCACCCGAGCCCCCCTCGTCGGCCGATGATCACAATCACACCATTGCGGGCGCGTTCAGTGGGGCAAAACCTGGCAGGCCGACGGGGAGGCGACTACGGTCGAGATCAACATCCCCGCCCCGCACACGGAGGCGCTACCTGGGAGGTGAGGCCGCTGACACTTCGGTGCCAGCCGCCCGGCTGGCATAGCTAGATCGTTCGAGTTGTTCCGCCAGTAGGAGGAAGTTGTATGTCGTCCGTCATTCACCGCAAAGGTCAGCGCGAGCCGAAGGTCACCCGGCGCGAGGGGGAGCAACCGTTCGACGCCGAGGCCGCCTTCACCCGCCCGCCGGGCACGGTCATTTCGGCAGAGCCGGCCGAACCGAACGCGGCGGTGAACTTCTCCGGGCGCAACGTCGAGATTCCCGAGCACTACCAGGTGTACGTGCGGGACAAACTGGCCCGGCTGGAGCGGCTCAACCCGGCCATCTTCCGGTTCGACGTGCAGCTTTACCACGAGCGCAACCGGCGCCAGTCCAAGGCGTGCCAGCAGGTGGAGATCACCGCCACCGGCAAGGGGCCGGTGGTCCGCGCGCAGGCCGGCGGGGAGAACTTCTACGCCGCACTGGAGTTGGCGCTGGACCGGATGGAGTCACGGCTGCGGCGGACCAAGACGCGCCGCGAGGTCCATTACGGACTGCGGACACCGACGTCGCTGGCCGAGGCGACCGCCACCGGTGCGGGCGACCTGGCCGGCAGTGCGGCGGATTCGGTGGCCGAGGCGGACGTGGACCGGTACGCGGTGGACGACCACGAGCCGGGGCAGATCGTCCGCGTCAAGGAACACCCGGGCGAGCCGATGACCGTTGATGACGCGCTGTACGAGATGGAACTCGTCGGGCACGACTTCTTCCTGTTCCTCGACAAGGAGACCGACCGCCCGTCGGTCGTCTATCGCCGGCACGCGTTCGACTACGGCCTGCTCCGGTTGGTGTGACGAGGGGCGCCGCTCCGGCGGCGCCGCTCTAACCGACGTGCTGGCGCACGCGTCCCTGTTGTTCCGTACCATGTCAGAGGGTTCGGTGTGAGTGCCCCCGGGTCCGGGGGCGCCGATCGGGCCAGACACTCACGGTTACACACAAGGGATTGCCAGTGCTGAACAAGCTGCTCCGCGTCGGCGAAGGCCGGATGGTCAAGCGACTCGACGTGATCGCCGGTCACGTCGAAGCTCTCGAAGACGAGACCGCCGCGCTCACCGACGACGAACTGCGCGCCAAGACCGACGAGTTCCGAGAGCGGTTCGCCGACGGCGAGACCCTCGACGAACTGCTGCCGGAGGCGTTTGCGGTGGCCCGCGAAGCGGCCTGGCGCGTCCTGGACCAGAAGCACTTCCACGTCCAGATCATGGGCGGCGCGGCACTGCACTTCGGCAACATCGCCGAGATGAAGACCGGTGAGGGCAAGACCCTGACCTGTGTGCTGCCGGCCTACCTCAACGCGATCGCCGGCAAGGGCGTGCACGTGGTCACCGTCAACGACTACCTCGCCAAGCGCGACTCCGAGTGGATGGGCCGCGTCCACCGCTTCCTGGGCCTGGAGACCGACGTGATCCTCTCGGCCATGTCGCCGGAGGCCCGCAAACGCGCCTACGACGCCGACATCACCTACGGCACCAACAACGAGTTCGGCTTCGACTACCTGCGCGACAACATGGCGCACGCCCTCGAGCAGCAGGTGCAGCGCGGCCACTTCTTCGCGATCGTCGACGAGGTCGACTCGATCCTCATCGACGAGGCGCGCACCCCGCTGATCATCTCCGGCCCGGCCGACTCGTCGAGCAAGTGGTACGTTGAGTTCGCCCGTCTCGCGCCGCTGATGAAGAAGGACGTCCACTACGAGGTCGACATCAAGAAGAAGACCATCGGCGTCCACGAGGACGGCGTCAGCTTCGTCGAGGACCAGCTGGGTATCGAGAACCTCTACGACGCGGCCAACTCGCAGCTCGTCGGGTACTTGAACAACGCGATCAAGGTCAAGGAACTCTTCCACCGCGACAAGGACTACATCGTCCGCAACGGCGAAGTGGTCATCGTCGACGAGTTCACCGGCCGCGTGCTCGACGGCCGGCGCTTCAACGAGGGCCTGCACCAGGCGATTGAGGCCAAGGAGGGCGTGGAGATCCAGGCGGAGAACCAGACCCTGGCCACCATCACCCTGCAGAACTACTTCCGCATGTACGAGAAGCTGGCCGGGATGACCGGTACGGCCGAGACCGAGGCCGCCGAGTTCGACCAGATCTACAAGCTGGGCGTGCTGCCGATCCCGACCAACAAGCCGATGATCCGCAAGGATCAGACCGACCTGATCTACAAGACCGAGGAAGCCAAGTTCGACGCGGTCGTCGACGACGTCGCCGAGCGGCACGAGAAGGGCCAGCCGGTCCTGATCGGTACCACCAGCGTCGAGCGCTCGGAATACCTCTCCCGCCAACTCGAGCGGCGCGGCATCCCGCACACGGTGCTGAACGCGAAGTACCACGAGCAGGAGGCGCAGATCATCGCCGAGGCCGGCCGCGTCGGCGCGGTCACGGTCGCGACGAACATGGCCGGCCGCGGTACCGACGTCGTCCTGGGCGGCAACGCCGACATCATCGCCGATTCGCGCCTGCGCAAGGCCGGACTCGACCCGGTGCACACGCCCGAGGAGTACGAGGCGGCGTGGGACGAGGCGATCACGATCGCCCGCGAGAACGCCGAGTCCGAGGCCGACGAGGTGCGCGAGGCGGGCGGGCTGTACGTGCTGGGCACCGAGCGCCACGAGTCGCGCCGGATCGACAACCAGCTGCGCGGCCGCTCGGGTCGTCAGGGTGACCCCGGCGAATCGCGGTTCTACCTGTCGCTGGGCGACGAGCTCATGCGCCGGTTCAACGGCGCGGCGCTGGAAGTCATCATGAACCGCGTCAACCTGCCCGACGACGTGCCGATCGAGGCGAAGATGGTCACCAAGGCCATCCGGTCGGCGCAGACGCAGGTCGAGCAGCAGAACTTCGAGGTCCGCAAGAACGTCCTCAAGTACGACGAGGTGATGAACGAGCAGCGCAAGGTCATCTACCGCGAACGTTCGACGATCCTCGCCGGCGAGGACCACCACGAGCAGGTCGAGCAGTTCATCGACGACGTCGTCGGCGCCTACGTCGACGGTGCGACCGCCGAGGGCTATGCCGAGGACTGGGACGTCGAGGAGTTGTGGAACGCGCTGCGGTCGCTCTACCCGATCGCGCTGTCCCCGCAACAGCTGTTGGGGGAGAACGAGTTCGGCGAGCGCGACGACGTTGCCGCAGAGGAGTTGCGGGAGGTTCTCGTCGCCGACGCGCACCAGGCCTACGCGAAGCGCGAGGACGAGATCGATGCGTTGGCCGGCGAGGGGGCGATGCGCCAGCTCGAGCGCAGCATCCTCCTCTCGGTGATCGACCGGAAGTGGCGCGACCACCTCTACGAGATGGACTACCTGCGCGAAGGCATCTACCTGCGCTCGATGGCCCAGGCCGATCCGGTGGTCGAGTACCAGCGCGAGGGTTTCGACATGTTCCACGGCATGCTCGACGGCATCAAGGAGGAGGCGCTGGGCTTCCTCTTCAACGCCCAGGTCGAGACCGAACCGGCCTACGATCCGGGCCCCGAACTCCCGACCGGGCCGGTCGCCGACTCGGCCGACGAGTCCAAGATCCCGGCCGGTTTGCGGGCGCGCGGCGTCCCCGGCCAGCCGGCCGAGACGCCGATGGTCTTCACCGGCCCGGATGAGAGCGGATCGGCCGCGGCCTTCGACGAGGAGCCGGCCGAGGACGGGGATGCGGTGGATTCCGCGGGCCGCCGCTCCAACCGGCGCCCCAAGCGCGGCAAGCCCGCGTCGAAGAAGGCCAAGCGCCGCCGCTGAATCGACGGTATTTCGGATCGCAGGGAACCGAACGGCGTTGCGCTGCGTCCCAGTTATATGGAGACCAGTCGCGTCGTGGTCCGGCCCGCGCCCAGGTTCGAACACCCGGGACGCTGGGCGGTGGAATGCGGGTGCACCGCACCGGTCCCGGTTGAGGAGACGGCAGCGGACCGTCGCGCCGACGATCCGGTCGCGGCCACCCGGGCCGTCGCGGACCGGACCCCGGCGCCCGGTCCGCCGGCGGCGCAGTTGGCCTCGGCCCGCGCGTTCGCCGTCGCGGCGATGACGGTGGTGCTCGAGGTGATCGACCGTCGGCGGCCCGTCGGCGCACTGGACCCGTTCGTCGCCGCGCCGGTGGCCGACCATGTGATCGCGCGCGGCAAGGCGCGCCACGAATCACGCGCGCTGCCCGGGTCCTCGGCTCCGGGCCTGCGGCTGCGGCGGGTGCACATCCAACTCGGGGTCGACGGCGCGGCCGAGTTTTTCGGCAGCTACACCTGCGGCGACCGGGTCCGCGCCTTCGCCGGCCGCATGGGTGTGCCCCCGCGCGGACCGCGCCGGCGGGGCCGGGCCGGTGGCGGGGTGCCGGCCTGGCAGGTGCAGGGCTTGATGTTGGGCTGATGATGCTCGCCTCTGATTGCGTGTCGGGCCGATAGGATCGCGTCATCATGGTGAACCGGCTTACTCCGCGCGAAGCGATGTATTACTTCCTCGACGAGGGCTCCTCGACCGTGCATGTCGGCGCGCTCATCATCGTCGATCCCACCGCCGACGGCGCCGAGCCCGGGTTGGACTACCAGTCGTTGGTGTCGCTGATCGAGGGTCGCATCCAGCTCGCGCCGCGCTACCGGCAACTCGTCAAGCCGGTCGTCCTCGGTTTGGCGCGCCCGGTCTGGGTCGACGACCCGGACTTCGACATCAACTTCCACGTCCGACGGGCCGGGCTGCCGCGGCCGGGTGCCACCGAGCAACTGCAGGACCTCGTCGGCCGGATCCTGTCGCGGCCGCTGGACCCGCAGCGCCCGTTGTGGGAGATGTATCTGATCGAAGGGCTGGCCGACGGGGCGATGGCCATCCTGACCAAGACGCACCGGTGCGTCCTGGGCCCCGATTCCCCGGAGCTGTCGGGATTGCTGCTCGACGCCGAACCGGAGTTCGGCGAGCCCGCCGAGGACATCTGGTTGCCGACGCGGGCGCCGAGCCAGGCCCAACTCGCGGTGGATGCGATCGCCGAGGGGTTGGCCCGGCCCGGGGAACTCGTGGAGAGCATCGTCGGGAACGGACCCGTCGGCGGGTTGCGCGACCTGGTGACGTCGACGGCCAGCCGGGCCACCGAGGCGATCTCGCAGGTCACCAATTCGGCGCCGCCCAGCCGGTTGAACCAGGCCACGACGTCGACGCGCAGCTTCGCCGTCGCGTCGATCCCGGTCGCCGAGGCCGCCCGGGTCGCCGAGCAGTACCGCTGCGGCCAGCGCGATGTGGAACTGGCCGTCGTCACCGGGGTGTTGCGCCGCTGGATGCTCTCGTTCACCGACACCCTCGGTGCCGGGGCGACCGTGCGCGTGGTCCTGCCGATCGGTTCGCGTCCCGCCGACGACGAGGCCGATTCCGGAACCGGGCGGCCGCGCGACGGTTGGTTCGGGGAGGACGGGCCGGGGTTCGTCACCGATCTGCCGGTCGGCGAGGCGAATCCGACGGTGGTCCTGGCGCAGGTCGCCGGGCTGGCGACGCGCAACGCGCAGTCCGCGTCGCGGCAGACCACGCGGGTCAGTCCGCTGCTGCCGGATTTGGGTGTGGTCCCGTTCGGCGACGCGGCCGCGCGGTTCTTCACCAGTTGGAACCGGCACACCTACAACCTGCCGATCGCCGTGGTGGCGACGCCGATCGGACAGCGGTGGGTGCGCGGCGTGCCGGTGCGGGAGCTGTTCGGGATCCCGGCGCTGCTGGCCAACCGGGCGTTGGCCATCGCCGTGATGACCTATGCCGACCACATCGAGTTCGCCTACCTCGGCGACCGCGGCGTGATGTCGGACCTGCCCGCCCTCGTCGACTACACCCACGACGCCTTCGATGAGATCACCGACGCCGAGGGAGGTCGATGACGTGCGGGTCTACCTGCCGGCAACGCTCGCGATGCTGCAATCGCTCAATGAGACAGGCGAATTCACGCCGGTGGGCGGTACGGCCTTCGCGCTGACCCCGGCCCTGCGGGAGGCGTACACCGCCGGCGACGACGAGGAACTCGCCGAGGCGGCGCTTCGTGAAGCCGCCCGGGCGAGCCTGCGGTTGCTCGGCGCGGACGAACCCGAGACCGACGAGGAGCACGACGGGGCGTCGCTACCGCCGCGGCGCGTCGTGGTGGCCGCCGACGTCGAGCAGGTGGCGCTGCGGCCGGATCTGGACGCCGCGGTGGTCAAGGTGACCGGTGTGGTGCCGCGGTCGGCGATCGCCGCGGTGCATGTCGACGGGGCCGACGCCGAAGCCGCGGTGCGGGCCGCGGTGGCCGCGGTGGACGCGGCCGACCTGGGCGATCTCGATGCGGAACTTGCGATCGGCGATGCCGAAGATTTCGACCTGGGTTGGTACGCCACCCAGGAGCTGCCGTTCCTGCTGGAATTGTTGTAGTGCAGCTGCGTCCAACGACGCATGCAGCTTGCCCACTTGTGGGCGGAGGATGGTGGCGCACCGCCTTGGATCTACTTAGAGCCGGTCACTGCGGATCAATGCGGTAATTCTGCGCCACGAGCTGCAACCATTGCGTCTGCGAGGGAACGCGATCACCCCGGTCGACAATCGTCGTGAAGTGCGGGACGCCCGGGACGATCTTCGTCGTGTTGTGCGCGCCCACGGAGTTGTGTTCACACTGTCCGGACGCAGTGCGAGCAACCTTGTTCGGATAGGCCGGAAGGATCTTTCCGCCGACGAAGCCGCGATTCCCCAAGCACGTCAGACTGCCGCCGACGACGGCGCCGGCAACCTGGTTGGCGGCAGAGTGGTTGCGCAGGAAGTCGAGGTTGCCGCCGACCGAGATCTGCGATACGCACGTCGAGAAATTCCCGAGCGTCGGATAGTTCGTGCTCGACACGTCCCAGGGTGCATCCGGCCCGCTGTCAGTGATGGTCAAGTCACCGCGGATCGTCGAGGAGCAGATACCATTTGCGGTTCCCAGCCCGAAGAAGGCAGCCTTGTTCGGATGCAGGGTGGTGTGGGTGACGGCCACACTGCCGAGGACGGTGCTTGTGATGAGCCCAAACGTCGAGGCGCGCACCGACGTCACGCTTCCGGTGACCAACGAGTGCTGTACGAGGCACCAGTGGCCCGGCGAGACCGTGACGTTGCGGAAGACTCCCTGAATGATCTGATCGGAGCAGG from Gordonia crocea includes:
- the mtrB gene encoding MtrAB system histidine kinase MtrB, encoding MTERSGRGRASRPRRPNSAAVRLRRTLTTLGHRFGGVWRRSLQLRIVVSTLALSLVVLLILGFVLMSQITNSLLDAKLGAAEEEIDRARVVVERDLASPDPSTPVIARLRQTRALLTERDTGESGSGSRAVGAFDTVLLVRSPGASTDDTGVGPVAAIPQNLRMMIQSGQVAYQYSKVETTGGANTAALLIGTPTNAAVPGLELYLVFPLSAEEDTVTLVLRTLATGGVVLLGLLAAIAWLVSRQVVLPVRSAARVAVRFASGRLSERMPVRGEDDMARLAMAFNDMAESLQRQITHLEEFGGLQRQFTSDVSHELRTPLTTVRMASDLLYEGRDDLDPVRKRSVELLDKELDRFETLLTELLEISRHDAGMAELAAEQMPMTIPIDAALQTVRHLADETGTELVIDLPAEPVVAEIDPRRVERILRNLLANAIDHSEQRPVTLTMRTDGDAVAVTVRDRGVGLRPGEEKLVFNRFWRSDPSRYRRSGGTGLGLAISVEDAHLHAGRLEAWGEPGQGANFRLTLPLKRGHKLLGSPLPLRPVDVRTSGPTTGDGR
- a CDS encoding LpqB family beta-propeller domain-containing protein is translated as MTAGRRMVAGHRRRVLVMAIAATIGLALSGCVAIPNDSPPQPLKSFERRPDAKPLPKPTAAMDPEALVYGFLKATADPSAAHSAARAFLTTENGARWDDRGDAAVLSNVNVLIDSRTDTAATVRVTGDNTATMKVNGQLLPATGRIETTFRLTRTPVGWRIDGPLAPGVMIDRTQFEATYRLVTLYFTDRGRSRLIGDPRWFYIGQTGAASVAARLLAGPSLDLASATASAIPATAELGPVTQRHGGGVQIDLRNAGTPSAPERSLLAAQLVWTLSSVDAPAPYAITLDGAPLLPDHPDGLRLADVERYSPTGTSGQADRLAVISGGRLNDVVDGRLDPVRGDLNDGNQVASAGLSADRTRVAAVRMVRPAGTTPTPAPGAPPAAPTPAPGPARTQLVTGAFGGDMQTLTSGATITRPSFGAANSVWAVVDGKPTRWSIADGVRTAVADTAALSAVAHGPITDLQVSPDGVRAALIVAGQVLFAIIDEREDGQVALAHPRFAAYNIGNRAVALDWASPTTLVVARDATESPVTQVPVSGLPAAGLGSGNLAPPVHAVAANLSSTYVADTRGVLVLTTSSGNRDQTWADVPAAKGADIIPVLP
- a CDS encoding ComF family protein, which encodes MEGSTHRFTPAELARALADLVAPVVCGGCGTPETPWCPRCARSLADVPRLVEPATPVAAAVWVLGPYRGPLRAAIIAVKEHGRRDLVDPIGHSLARAAVTLFRWRELPDAPRLVLVPAPTRAVAARRRGGDPVTAYARAAARRLGSRVVVAPVLHTGGWVRDSAGLDAGARRANLHGSIRCDTNHLRSLELSPDDVVVLLDDVVTTGSTAAESVRILARRGVPVAVVLAIAAAD
- the hpf gene encoding ribosome hibernation-promoting factor, HPF/YfiA family, producing the protein MSSVIHRKGQREPKVTRREGEQPFDAEAAFTRPPGTVISAEPAEPNAAVNFSGRNVEIPEHYQVYVRDKLARLERLNPAIFRFDVQLYHERNRRQSKACQQVEITATGKGPVVRAQAGGENFYAALELALDRMESRLRRTKTRREVHYGLRTPTSLAEATATGAGDLAGSAADSVAEADVDRYAVDDHEPGQIVRVKEHPGEPMTVDDALYEMELVGHDFFLFLDKETDRPSVVYRRHAFDYGLLRLV
- the secA gene encoding preprotein translocase subunit SecA; this encodes MLNKLLRVGEGRMVKRLDVIAGHVEALEDETAALTDDELRAKTDEFRERFADGETLDELLPEAFAVAREAAWRVLDQKHFHVQIMGGAALHFGNIAEMKTGEGKTLTCVLPAYLNAIAGKGVHVVTVNDYLAKRDSEWMGRVHRFLGLETDVILSAMSPEARKRAYDADITYGTNNEFGFDYLRDNMAHALEQQVQRGHFFAIVDEVDSILIDEARTPLIISGPADSSSKWYVEFARLAPLMKKDVHYEVDIKKKTIGVHEDGVSFVEDQLGIENLYDAANSQLVGYLNNAIKVKELFHRDKDYIVRNGEVVIVDEFTGRVLDGRRFNEGLHQAIEAKEGVEIQAENQTLATITLQNYFRMYEKLAGMTGTAETEAAEFDQIYKLGVLPIPTNKPMIRKDQTDLIYKTEEAKFDAVVDDVAERHEKGQPVLIGTTSVERSEYLSRQLERRGIPHTVLNAKYHEQEAQIIAEAGRVGAVTVATNMAGRGTDVVLGGNADIIADSRLRKAGLDPVHTPEEYEAAWDEAITIARENAESEADEVREAGGLYVLGTERHESRRIDNQLRGRSGRQGDPGESRFYLSLGDELMRRFNGAALEVIMNRVNLPDDVPIEAKMVTKAIRSAQTQVEQQNFEVRKNVLKYDEVMNEQRKVIYRERSTILAGEDHHEQVEQFIDDVVGAYVDGATAEGYAEDWDVEELWNALRSLYPIALSPQQLLGENEFGERDDVAAEELREVLVADAHQAYAKREDEIDALAGEGAMRQLERSILLSVIDRKWRDHLYEMDYLREGIYLRSMAQADPVVEYQREGFDMFHGMLDGIKEEALGFLFNAQVETEPAYDPGPELPTGPVADSADESKIPAGLRARGVPGQPAETPMVFTGPDESGSAAAFDEEPAEDGDAVDSAGRRSNRRPKRGKPASKKAKRRR
- a CDS encoding Rv3235 family protein, which codes for METSRVVVRPAPRFEHPGRWAVECGCTAPVPVEETAADRRADDPVAATRAVADRTPAPGPPAAQLASARAFAVAAMTVVLEVIDRRRPVGALDPFVAAPVADHVIARGKARHESRALPGSSAPGLRLRRVHIQLGVDGAAEFFGSYTCGDRVRAFAGRMGVPPRGPRRRGRAGGGVPAWQVQGLMLG
- a CDS encoding wax ester/triacylglycerol synthase domain-containing protein, which produces MVNRLTPREAMYYFLDEGSSTVHVGALIIVDPTADGAEPGLDYQSLVSLIEGRIQLAPRYRQLVKPVVLGLARPVWVDDPDFDINFHVRRAGLPRPGATEQLQDLVGRILSRPLDPQRPLWEMYLIEGLADGAMAILTKTHRCVLGPDSPELSGLLLDAEPEFGEPAEDIWLPTRAPSQAQLAVDAIAEGLARPGELVESIVGNGPVGGLRDLVTSTASRATEAISQVTNSAPPSRLNQATTSTRSFAVASIPVAEAARVAEQYRCGQRDVELAVVTGVLRRWMLSFTDTLGAGATVRVVLPIGSRPADDEADSGTGRPRDGWFGEDGPGFVTDLPVGEANPTVVLAQVAGLATRNAQSASRQTTRVSPLLPDLGVVPFGDAAARFFTSWNRHTYNLPIAVVATPIGQRWVRGVPVRELFGIPALLANRALAIAVMTYADHIEFAYLGDRGVMSDLPALVDYTHDAFDEITDAEGGR
- a CDS encoding DUF6912 family protein; the protein is MRVYLPATLAMLQSLNETGEFTPVGGTAFALTPALREAYTAGDDEELAEAALREAARASLRLLGADEPETDEEHDGASLPPRRVVVAADVEQVALRPDLDAAVVKVTGVVPRSAIAAVHVDGADAEAAVRAAVAAVDAADLGDLDAELAIGDAEDFDLGWYATQELPFLLELL